Proteins from one Mesorhizobium sp. M9A.F.Ca.ET.002.03.1.2 genomic window:
- the murC gene encoding UDP-N-acetylmuramate--L-alanine ligase, which translates to MKMPQTIGLVHFIGIGGIGMSGIAEVLHNLGYKVQGSDQADSANVQRLRDEGIECFVGHHADNIGDAEVVVVSTAIKKSNPELKAAREKLLPVVRRAEMLAELMRFRQAVAIGGTHGKTTTTSMVATLLEAGGLDPTVINGGIINAYGTNARMGDGEWMVVEADESDGTFLKLPAEIAVVTNIDPEHLDHYGSFEKVREAFRQFVENVPFYGFGVMCTDHPEVQALVSRIEDRRVITYGENAQADVRFTNHRMDGPTSEFDVVIRDRKTRGQSTISGLRLPMPGRHNVSNATAAIAVAHELGLSAEAIRKGLSSFAGVKRRFTRTGSWNGVEIFDDYGHHPVEITAVLKAARDAAKGRVIAIAQPHRFTRLHDLFDEFSVCFNDADTVMVAPVYAAGEEPIDGVTSEVLVSRIRAGGHRDARYIEGPAAIAPVIRDLAKPGDLIVFLGAGNITQWAYALPGELGGTAS; encoded by the coding sequence ATGAAGATGCCGCAGACGATCGGCCTTGTGCATTTCATCGGCATCGGCGGAATCGGCATGAGCGGCATCGCCGAGGTGCTGCACAATCTCGGCTACAAGGTGCAAGGGTCCGACCAGGCCGACAGCGCCAATGTGCAGCGGCTGCGCGACGAAGGCATCGAGTGCTTTGTCGGTCATCACGCCGACAACATCGGCGATGCCGAAGTGGTTGTCGTCTCGACGGCGATCAAGAAATCCAATCCGGAGCTGAAGGCCGCGCGCGAAAAACTGCTTCCCGTCGTCCGTCGCGCCGAGATGCTGGCCGAGCTGATGCGCTTCCGGCAGGCGGTGGCCATCGGCGGCACGCACGGCAAGACGACGACGACCTCGATGGTGGCGACGCTGCTCGAAGCCGGCGGGCTCGATCCGACCGTGATCAATGGCGGCATCATCAATGCCTATGGCACAAACGCCCGCATGGGCGATGGCGAGTGGATGGTGGTCGAGGCCGATGAGAGCGACGGCACCTTCCTGAAGCTGCCGGCCGAGATTGCCGTCGTCACCAACATCGACCCGGAGCATCTCGACCATTACGGCTCCTTCGAAAAGGTGCGCGAGGCCTTTCGTCAGTTCGTCGAGAACGTGCCGTTCTACGGTTTCGGCGTCATGTGCACCGACCACCCGGAGGTGCAGGCGCTGGTCAGCCGCATCGAGGACCGGCGCGTCATCACCTATGGCGAGAACGCGCAGGCCGACGTGCGTTTCACCAATCACCGGATGGACGGCCCGACCTCGGAATTCGACGTGGTGATCCGCGACCGCAAGACCCGCGGCCAGTCGACGATATCGGGCCTGCGCCTGCCGATGCCCGGCCGTCACAACGTCTCCAACGCGACCGCGGCGATCGCCGTCGCGCATGAGCTCGGCCTTTCGGCCGAGGCGATCAGGAAGGGCCTGTCGTCCTTCGCCGGCGTCAAGCGGCGCTTCACCCGTACCGGTTCGTGGAACGGCGTCGAAATCTTCGACGATTACGGCCATCATCCGGTCGAGATCACGGCGGTTCTGAAGGCGGCGCGCGACGCCGCCAAGGGCCGCGTCATCGCCATTGCCCAGCCGCACCGCTTCACCCGGCTGCATGACCTGTTCGACGAGTTTTCCGTCTGCTTCAACGATGCCGACACGGTGATGGTGGCGCCGGTCTATGCGGCAGGCGAAGAGCCGATCGACGGGGTGACGTCCGAGGTACTGGTGTCGCGCATCCGCGCCGGCGGCCATCGCGACGCACGCTACATCGAAGGCCCAGCGGCGATTGCGCCTGTTATCCGCGACCTGGCGAAACCAGGCGATCTCATCGTCTTCCTCGGCGCCGGCAACATCACGCAATGGGCTTACGCGCTGCCCGGGGAACTCGGCGGGACGGCCTCATGA